One stretch of Elusimicrobiota bacterium DNA includes these proteins:
- a CDS encoding glycosyltransferase family 39 protein, with protein MRKKAEALSPWAWVLLACALLAAALRFVKIGYGLPHTYNADEPHLINMAVSFGSGSLRPHSFKYPTVWPTLLAGLYGLWYGVWSVMGLRKSPADFAALYGFAPTGFYLIARLAAAAASLGALAVVSRTERAEDRARWPYGALMLAFSPVLVELAHAAKPDSLMLLFVAGAWACALRFQAGGARGWLLAAGALTGAACSTQYTAAPLTLLLPLAWLLREGGPSSWTWLVQAAAFAAAAFVAGSPFIALDFRRFAADWTDYADLGRLRPHDAAAMARAVAYNLWTYGGDGSPAGAAAVLGLGVLAWRRTRRALLLLAPVAAYAVVLSGSPDGGWQRYLLGVFPALALLSSEGLVLLGGKSPWRRAAVAALVLAPGLFLSWRYVADLTLPDTRAQAEAWMTANIPEGETVLLDLPHASPRAIASKEQCADLAARTAAARSPRSRLWRAMADRHPGGGWRVYRIQRSAGDLFSAPRHVAASQADGDFLDVRPGLDPVRAVRARWVVTSSFGADPRRARELSTFFAELAAGADLVHEFPSEPGSTMGPWLRVWRLRR; from the coding sequence GTGCGTAAGAAGGCCGAGGCGTTGTCGCCCTGGGCCTGGGTCCTGCTCGCCTGCGCGCTGCTGGCGGCGGCGCTGCGCTTCGTCAAGATCGGCTACGGCCTGCCGCACACCTACAACGCCGACGAGCCGCACCTGATCAACATGGCCGTCTCCTTCGGCAGCGGCAGCCTGCGGCCGCACTCGTTCAAGTACCCGACGGTGTGGCCGACCTTGCTCGCCGGCCTGTACGGCCTGTGGTACGGGGTCTGGTCGGTCATGGGCCTGCGGAAGTCCCCCGCGGACTTCGCGGCGCTGTACGGCTTCGCCCCGACCGGCTTCTACCTGATCGCGCGCCTGGCCGCGGCGGCGGCGTCGCTGGGCGCTCTCGCCGTCGTCTCCCGGACGGAGCGCGCGGAGGACCGCGCGCGCTGGCCGTACGGGGCGCTGATGCTGGCCTTCTCGCCGGTCCTCGTCGAGCTGGCCCACGCGGCCAAGCCCGACTCCCTGATGCTGCTCTTCGTCGCCGGCGCCTGGGCCTGCGCCTTGCGCTTCCAGGCGGGCGGGGCGCGCGGCTGGCTGCTCGCCGCGGGCGCGCTGACCGGCGCCGCCTGCTCGACTCAATACACCGCCGCGCCTTTGACGCTGCTCCTGCCGCTCGCCTGGCTGCTGCGCGAGGGCGGGCCCTCGTCCTGGACCTGGCTCGTCCAGGCCGCGGCCTTCGCCGCCGCCGCGTTCGTCGCCGGCTCGCCGTTCATCGCGCTCGACTTCCGCCGCTTCGCCGCGGACTGGACCGATTACGCGGACCTGGGCCGCCTGCGCCCGCACGACGCGGCGGCGATGGCGCGCGCCGTGGCCTACAACCTCTGGACCTACGGCGGGGACGGCTCCCCGGCGGGGGCGGCCGCCGTGCTCGGCCTCGGGGTCCTGGCGTGGCGCCGGACGCGCCGCGCGCTGCTGCTGCTCGCGCCCGTCGCGGCGTACGCCGTGGTCCTGTCCGGGAGCCCCGACGGGGGCTGGCAGCGCTACCTGCTCGGCGTGTTCCCGGCGCTGGCGCTGCTGTCGAGCGAGGGCCTCGTCCTGCTCGGCGGCAAGAGCCCCTGGCGCCGCGCCGCGGTCGCCGCGCTCGTCCTGGCCCCCGGTCTGTTCCTCTCCTGGCGCTACGTCGCCGACCTGACTTTGCCCGACACGCGCGCGCAGGCGGAAGCCTGGATGACGGCGAACATACCGGAGGGGGAGACCGTCCTCCTCGACCTGCCCCACGCCTCCCCGCGCGCGATCGCGTCGAAGGAGCAGTGCGCCGACCTGGCCGCGCGCACCGCCGCCGCGAGGTCGCCGCGCTCGAGGCTCTGGCGCGCGATGGCCGACCGCCACCCGGGCGGCGGCTGGCGCGTCTACCGCATCCAGCGCTCGGCCGGGGACCTGTTCTCCGCGCCGCGCCACGTCGCGGCCTCGCAGGCCGACGGGGATTTCCTCGACGTGCGCCCGGGCCTCGACCCGGTGCGCGCGGTGCGCGCGCGGTGGGTCGTCACCTCCAGCTTCGGCGCCGATCCCCGCCGCGCCCGGGAGCTTTCGACCTTCTTCGCGGAGCTCGCTGCCGGCGCCGACCTGGTCCACGAGTTCCCGTCCGAGCCCGGCTCGACGATGGGCCCCTGGCTGCGGGTCTGGCGCTTGAGGAGATGA
- a CDS encoding arsenate reductase family protein, with translation MTARVYEYEKCSTCRQALKFLDARKVAYRRVPIVDQPPTMAELKAMLAFAGDLKRLFNTSGVVYRELGLGEKLKTMSEADALALLAKNGRLVKRPFVLLEDRGLLGFKEDEWKAAFK, from the coding sequence ATGACCGCGCGCGTTTACGAGTACGAGAAGTGCTCCACCTGCCGCCAGGCGCTCAAATTCCTGGACGCCCGGAAAGTCGCCTACCGGCGCGTGCCGATCGTGGACCAGCCGCCGACCATGGCCGAGCTCAAGGCCATGCTCGCCTTCGCGGGCGACCTCAAGCGCCTGTTCAACACCTCCGGCGTCGTCTACCGGGAGCTGGGGCTGGGGGAGAAGCTCAAGACGATGAGCGAGGCCGACGCGCTGGCGCTGTTGGCGAAGAACGGCCGGCTCGTCAAACGCCCCTTCGTGCTCCTCGAGGACCGCGGCCTGCTGGGGTTCAAGGAAGACGAGTGGAAGGCGGCGTTTAAGTGA
- a CDS encoding glycosyltransferase family 2 protein: MKVSVLIPAYNEARTIAACLEAVYGRNPGRDLEVIVVDDGSTDGTYEAAKAAARPGTVVLKHDKNSGKGTAIRTALDKASGEVVLIQDADLEYDPADYARLLEPIESGRAAVVYGSRHLAAGNRRSYARYYYGGRLVSVFTNLLYGSSITDEPTCYKVFKTSLLRSFDLKCTGFEFCPEATAKTLLRGIPILEVPISYRPRRIEEGKKIRWYDGIEALWTLLRLRWTRV, translated from the coding sequence GTGAAGGTCTCCGTCCTCATCCCCGCCTACAACGAAGCCCGCACCATCGCCGCCTGCCTCGAGGCCGTGTACGGCCGCAACCCGGGGCGCGACCTCGAGGTCATCGTCGTCGACGACGGTTCCACCGACGGCACTTACGAGGCGGCAAAGGCCGCGGCTCGGCCCGGCACGGTCGTTCTCAAGCATGACAAGAACTCGGGAAAAGGAACGGCGATACGGACGGCGCTCGACAAGGCGTCGGGCGAGGTCGTCTTGATCCAGGACGCGGACCTCGAGTACGATCCGGCGGACTATGCCAGGCTTCTCGAGCCGATCGAGTCGGGCCGGGCCGCGGTGGTGTACGGCTCGCGCCATCTGGCCGCGGGCAACCGGCGCTCGTACGCGCGCTACTACTACGGCGGGCGCCTCGTGTCGGTGTTCACCAACCTGCTGTACGGCTCTTCGATCACGGATGAGCCCACCTGCTACAAGGTGTTCAAGACCTCCTTGCTCCGGTCCTTCGATCTCAAGTGCACCGGCTTCGAGTTCTGCCCCGAGGCGACGGCGAAGACCCTTCTGCGCGGCATCCCCATCCTTGAGGTGCCCATCAGCTACCGCCCCCGCCGGATCGAGGAGGGCAAGAAGATCCGCTGGTACGACGGGATCGAGGCGCTGTGGACGCTTCTGAGACTTCGATGGACGCGCGTCTAG
- a CDS encoding undecaprenyl/decaprenyl-phosphate alpha-N-acetylglucosaminyl 1-phosphate transferase, with translation MRSDAGLLLTSFICSAGVSFFMTPLVRLLSVRLGVLDTPGSAVKTHKEATPVFGGVAIYLGFMATMLLLRLTTNFPTGTLYNLRALVLGGSLIFALGLVDDLKRPEGVDYKPKFLVQILAAALLVLFGLRMRFLSPAYVAAVVTGVWVVGVTNAFNIVDIMDGLSASQAAIAALGFLMISLPTEELYVNFASAALAGAALGFLPWNLSRKRKIFMGDSGSLLIGFLLAGISLGTRYSDVNDAGVFAPLLILFVPAFDTFFVSLLRLNQGKSPFLGSKDHFALRLEKMGFDRGQVVLMAGAAAAFLSFCAFLVTQLPLRGAVAVYVLVAFLVAWVARRMALVEMR, from the coding sequence GTGAGGAGCGACGCGGGCCTGCTGCTGACCTCCTTCATCTGCTCGGCGGGCGTGTCGTTCTTCATGACCCCGCTAGTGCGCCTGCTGTCGGTGCGCCTGGGGGTGCTCGACACGCCGGGCTCGGCGGTCAAGACGCACAAGGAGGCGACCCCGGTGTTCGGCGGCGTGGCCATCTACCTGGGCTTCATGGCGACGATGCTCCTGCTGCGCCTGACGACGAACTTCCCGACCGGGACCCTCTACAACCTGCGCGCGCTCGTCCTCGGCGGCTCCCTGATCTTCGCGCTCGGCCTCGTCGACGACCTGAAGCGGCCCGAGGGGGTCGACTACAAGCCCAAGTTCCTGGTGCAGATCCTGGCCGCCGCGCTGCTCGTCCTGTTCGGCCTGCGCATGCGTTTCCTGTCGCCCGCCTACGTCGCGGCCGTCGTGACCGGCGTCTGGGTCGTCGGCGTGACGAACGCGTTCAACATCGTCGACATCATGGACGGGCTGTCCGCGAGCCAGGCGGCGATCGCGGCGCTCGGCTTCCTGATGATCTCCCTGCCGACCGAGGAGCTCTACGTCAACTTCGCCTCCGCCGCGCTGGCCGGCGCGGCGCTGGGCTTCCTGCCGTGGAACCTGTCGAGGAAGCGCAAGATCTTCATGGGCGACAGCGGCAGCCTGCTCATCGGCTTCCTGCTCGCGGGCATTTCGCTCGGCACGCGCTACTCCGACGTCAACGACGCGGGCGTCTTCGCCCCGCTGCTGATCCTCTTCGTGCCGGCCTTCGACACGTTCTTCGTGAGCCTCCTGCGCCTGAACCAGGGCAAGTCCCCGTTCCTCGGCTCGAAGGACCACTTCGCGCTGCGCCTCGAGAAGATGGGCTTCGACCGCGGCCAGGTCGTGCTGATGGCCGGCGCGGCCGCGGCGTTCCTGAGCTTCTGCGCGTTCCTCGTGACGCAGCTGCCGCTGCGCGGCGCGGTCGCGGTCTACGTGCTGGTGGCGTTCCTGGTCGCCTGGGTCGCGCGCCGCATGGCGCTCGTCGAGATGCGATGA
- a CDS encoding glycosyltransferase family 39 protein yields MDARLDPRRSDAAVFALALALRLGFTAFFVSKGLGEVYGRDLYFNLAQSWLGWLPMPAFDATHPPLYTMIVAALLGLFRSSNPLPVLLLQCLAGAASVVLVRRLGTRLADEETARLAALWCAVDPALIFFTPHLQTETLFIAMTLLFFVGLLKEWDRPLSWRLVALGFWGGLCVLCRSVLGGYPALLFLVLWRAQGLTRAFLFCALLGAGWLAPSAAWTARNYFKYGKVVPAATLMGWNLYEGFTLDREVVRRHPAEMGAEVKALGLTDPIAVGDHFARKTAALVRADPLGAAKIVVGKAFLFWRPFPYDPHVWWQRGALGVYFTLVFALALWGARGTFAAASPWGAVWALFAYLTAVHSVFFTSLRYRLPLEPFLVLLAAAGAAALLRRGGARA; encoded by the coding sequence ATGGACGCGCGTCTAGATCCGCGCCGTTCCGACGCGGCGGTCTTCGCTTTGGCGCTCGCGCTGCGCCTGGGATTTACCGCCTTCTTCGTGTCGAAGGGCCTGGGCGAGGTGTACGGCCGCGACCTGTATTTCAACCTGGCGCAGTCCTGGCTCGGCTGGCTGCCGATGCCTGCCTTCGACGCGACGCACCCACCGCTGTACACGATGATCGTCGCGGCGCTTCTCGGTCTGTTCCGCTCGTCGAATCCCCTTCCGGTCCTTCTTCTTCAGTGCCTCGCCGGCGCGGCCTCCGTCGTTCTGGTCCGCCGCCTGGGCACGCGGCTTGCCGACGAGGAGACGGCGCGTTTGGCGGCGTTATGGTGCGCCGTCGATCCCGCGCTGATCTTCTTCACGCCGCACCTGCAGACGGAGACGTTGTTCATCGCGATGACGTTGTTGTTCTTCGTCGGTCTGTTGAAGGAATGGGATCGTCCCTTGTCCTGGCGCCTGGTCGCGCTGGGTTTCTGGGGCGGCCTGTGCGTCCTGTGCCGCTCCGTGCTCGGCGGCTATCCCGCTTTGCTTTTCCTGGTCCTGTGGCGCGCGCAGGGCCTCACGCGCGCCTTCCTGTTCTGCGCTTTGCTCGGCGCCGGGTGGCTGGCGCCGTCGGCCGCGTGGACCGCGCGCAACTACTTCAAGTACGGCAAGGTCGTGCCCGCGGCGACCTTGATGGGCTGGAACCTCTACGAGGGCTTCACCCTCGACCGCGAGGTCGTGCGCCGCCACCCGGCGGAGATGGGGGCGGAGGTCAAGGCGCTGGGCCTCACCGACCCGATCGCCGTCGGCGACCACTTCGCGAGGAAGACCGCGGCACTCGTGCGCGCCGACCCCCTGGGTGCGGCGAAGATCGTCGTCGGCAAGGCCTTCCTGTTCTGGCGCCCCTTCCCCTACGACCCGCACGTCTGGTGGCAGCGGGGCGCTCTCGGCGTCTACTTCACCCTCGTCTTCGCGCTGGCGCTGTGGGGGGCGCGCGGGACTTTCGCCGCGGCCTCGCCGTGGGGCGCGGTGTGGGCGCTGTTCGCCTACCTGACCGCCGTGCACTCGGTGTTCTTCACCTCGCTGCGCTACCGCCTGCCCCTCGAGCCGTTCCTGGTCCTGCTCGCCGCGGCGGGCGCGGCCGCGCTCCTGCGGCGGGGAGGCGCCCGTGCGTAA
- a CDS encoding glycosyltransferase family 2 protein — MPAYNAEKTLERTIKDIPAGSVDEVILVDDCSKDGTVALAGKLGLTVIRHATNKGYGGNQKTCYAEALRKGADVVIMVHPDYQYDARLVPIMSDLITHDICDMVCGNRIRTRWEALSGGMPVYKYVFNRLLTMFENSVTGQNLGEWHSGLRAYSRKCLETIPWEDNSDDFVFDQQFLIQAAFMKQRLGDVPVAARYFSEASSINFRRSCVYGLSALWCLGQYVLQRAGVVRFALFEPKPAK; from the coding sequence ATGCCCGCCTACAACGCGGAGAAGACCCTCGAGCGCACGATCAAGGACATCCCCGCCGGGTCGGTCGACGAGGTCATCCTCGTCGACGACTGCTCGAAGGACGGCACCGTCGCGCTGGCCGGCAAGCTGGGCCTGACCGTCATCCGGCACGCGACCAACAAGGGCTACGGCGGCAACCAGAAGACCTGCTACGCCGAGGCCCTGCGCAAGGGCGCGGACGTCGTGATCATGGTCCACCCCGACTACCAGTACGACGCGCGCCTCGTGCCGATCATGTCGGACCTGATCACCCACGACATCTGCGACATGGTCTGCGGCAACCGCATCCGCACGCGTTGGGAGGCGCTGAGCGGCGGGATGCCGGTATACAAGTACGTTTTTAATCGATTGCTGACCATGTTCGAGAACTCCGTCACCGGGCAGAACCTCGGCGAGTGGCACTCGGGCCTGCGCGCCTACTCGCGCAAGTGCCTCGAGACGATCCCGTGGGAGGACAACTCCGACGACTTCGTGTTTGATCAACAGTTCCTTATTCAAGCCGCCTTTATGAAACAGCGGTTAGGGGACGTGCCCGTCGCGGCGCGCTACTTCTCGGAGGCGTCGTCGATCAACTTCCGGCGCTCCTGCGTGTACGGCCTGTCGGCGCTGTGGTGCCTGGGGCAGTACGTCCTGCAGCGCGCGGGCGTCGTGCGCTTCGCCCTGTTCGAGCCGAAGCCCGCGAAATGA
- a CDS encoding NAD-dependent epimerase/dehydratase family protein produces the protein MTETKKKILITGAAGFIGRRLAVLLAEKHAVRCLVRDASRAKGLLPAGVELVAGDMTDAASLQAAVAGADAVVHLAARKGDEPDVVAVNVGGARSLVAACRAAGVRRVVNVGSQASRLPRRGAYGETKAQADEVFAASGLEVTTVMPSLVYGPKDPGAFGKLARVTATAPFVPVIGDGSVRFQPVHVDDLCAVIAGCLAEPKTAGKTYSVGGPESVTLVELIDRIGAALGKKPRRVHLPYWAAMGIARVLGLFLAAPPLSVSNVTGAVQSAPDADYRTVFVELGIEPRPLADGLKDALS, from the coding sequence GTGACGGAGACGAAAAAGAAGATTCTCATCACGGGCGCCGCCGGCTTCATCGGCCGGCGCCTCGCGGTCCTTCTCGCCGAGAAACATGCCGTCCGCTGTCTGGTCCGCGACGCCTCCCGCGCGAAAGGCCTGCTCCCGGCGGGCGTCGAGCTCGTCGCGGGCGACATGACCGATGCCGCCTCTCTGCAGGCCGCCGTCGCCGGCGCGGACGCCGTCGTGCACCTGGCCGCGCGCAAGGGCGACGAGCCGGACGTCGTTGCGGTCAACGTCGGCGGGGCGCGCAGCCTCGTCGCGGCGTGCCGGGCGGCGGGCGTGCGCCGCGTAGTCAACGTCGGCAGCCAGGCCTCGCGCCTGCCGCGCCGCGGCGCCTACGGCGAGACGAAGGCGCAGGCCGACGAGGTCTTCGCCGCCTCCGGGCTCGAGGTCACGACCGTGATGCCGAGCCTCGTCTACGGTCCGAAGGACCCGGGCGCGTTCGGCAAGCTGGCGCGCGTGACGGCGACGGCGCCGTTCGTGCCGGTGATCGGCGACGGCTCGGTCCGCTTCCAGCCGGTCCACGTCGACGACCTGTGCGCCGTCATCGCCGGCTGCCTGGCCGAGCCGAAGACCGCCGGCAAGACCTATTCCGTCGGCGGCCCGGAGAGCGTCACCTTGGTCGAGCTGATCGACCGGATCGGCGCCGCGCTGGGCAAGAAGCCGCGGAGGGTCCACCTGCCGTACTGGGCGGCGATGGGGATCGCGCGCGTCCTGGGCCTTTTCCTCGCCGCGCCGCCGCTGTCCGTCAGCAACGTGACCGGCGCCGTCCAAAGCGCCCCCGACGCGGACTATCGGACGGTCTTCGTGGAATTGGGAATCGAGCCCCGTCCTTTGGCTGACGGTCTGAAAGACGCCTTGTCCTAG
- a CDS encoding methyltransferase domain-containing protein: MALHELIENLIHSLRYREVVPHLRPCRRMADLGCRFDHHFLTRVRGLAEESWGLDVTVEDGKDGSITLLKADITKNLPFADGFLDQITILAVLEHIADPKAVLSEVRRCLAPGGRLIVTTPTKLGIKVHDVLVHTGLVRDVEPGEHKDFDVSPEALASWAREAGLVVEDAHSFELGMNAFLLASRPS, translated from the coding sequence ATGGCCCTTCACGAACTGATCGAGAACCTGATCCACTCCCTGCGCTACCGCGAGGTGGTCCCGCACTTGCGCCCCTGCCGGCGCATGGCCGACCTCGGCTGCCGCTTCGACCACCACTTCCTGACCCGCGTGCGCGGCCTGGCCGAGGAGAGCTGGGGCCTCGACGTGACGGTCGAGGACGGCAAGGACGGGAGCATCACTTTGCTCAAGGCCGACATCACCAAGAACCTGCCCTTCGCCGACGGCTTCCTCGACCAGATCACCATCCTCGCCGTCCTCGAGCACATCGCCGACCCCAAGGCCGTCCTCTCCGAGGTCCGCCGCTGCCTGGCGCCCGGCGGCCGCCTGATCGTCACGACCCCGACCAAGCTCGGCATCAAGGTCCACGACGTCCTCGTGCACACCGGCCTGGTGCGCGACGTGGAGCCCGGCGAGCACAAGGACTTCGACGTCTCGCCCGAGGCCCTCGCCTCCTGGGCGCGCGAGGCCGGCCTCGTCGTCGAGGACGCGCACTCCTTCGAGCTCGGCATGAACGCCTTCCTGCTCGCCAGCCGGCCTTCGTAG
- a CDS encoding phospholipid carrier-dependent glycosyltransferase, with amino-acid sequence MSRAAAAFALLTAGLGALSAADSLWVALRPGCVPFVLLVLTVLLAAGSGRVLAGKLCLTDVSESQKTLCGATLGLGLLALGGFLLGALGLFKPWAASALLAALWVAGYAELKPALASLAPDRSLLRERPLAAAAVALPLLAALWMCLVPPHQYDSLVYHLALPQAYLREGRLFAPPGIVYAHFPQNGEMLFSLALLLGSDLLAQMYMWLSMVLSIWWVFSLGRREAPMDAVALAAIFIATHSALLLMSSTTYVEPLVMLWVTAAALSFERWRRLAPEGGGPRGWLILSAIFTGLALGTKYYAGIGAAAFGLRLLWALAFDRRRERAEDLALFTAIVTALFAPWLIKNWVCVQNPVFPFFYKWFANTGTGWNAELAAGYFSVLTEYGHIGGFFHSLISLPILLLRNPLRFGGGMDVLGDLGWDISLWLLPLGAWAASKNRSLRGLLLFCFLWGAAWFSSGVVLRFLTVLVPIMALLGACGLVALWAVLDRWSRAVIAGALGVMTVAHLFLFVFVHSTFGSGSTAFGLETREAFLTRRLDYYSCADWLRGNPAQNDKILVVGEQRGYYLPADHLPSTVHMPNLFVRRANESADAASLLAALRADGFTRVLIVPREAARLGPGLGTLTPAGAVNWKGLEDTLKTEFTGRGCVVGRL; translated from the coding sequence ATGAGCCGAGCCGCGGCGGCCTTCGCGCTGCTGACGGCGGGGCTCGGCGCGCTGTCGGCGGCCGATTCCCTCTGGGTCGCCCTGAGGCCGGGCTGCGTGCCCTTCGTGCTCCTCGTGCTGACGGTCCTGCTCGCCGCCGGCTCCGGCCGCGTCCTCGCCGGGAAGCTGTGCCTGACCGACGTGAGCGAGTCGCAGAAGACCTTGTGCGGCGCGACCTTGGGCCTGGGACTGCTCGCCCTCGGCGGCTTCCTCCTCGGCGCCCTCGGCCTGTTCAAGCCCTGGGCCGCCTCGGCCCTCCTGGCCGCGCTGTGGGTCGCCGGCTACGCGGAGCTCAAGCCGGCGCTCGCGTCCCTGGCGCCCGACCGCAGCCTCCTGCGCGAGCGCCCGCTGGCGGCCGCGGCGGTCGCCCTGCCCCTGCTCGCCGCGCTGTGGATGTGCCTCGTGCCGCCTCATCAGTACGACTCCCTCGTCTACCACCTGGCCCTGCCCCAGGCGTACCTGCGCGAAGGCCGGCTGTTCGCCCCGCCCGGCATCGTCTACGCCCATTTCCCGCAGAACGGGGAGATGCTGTTCTCGCTGGCGCTGCTGCTCGGAAGCGACCTGCTGGCGCAGATGTACATGTGGCTGTCGATGGTGCTCTCGATCTGGTGGGTGTTCTCTCTCGGGCGGCGCGAGGCGCCGATGGACGCGGTGGCGCTGGCCGCGATCTTCATCGCCACGCACTCGGCGCTGCTGCTGATGTCGTCGACGACGTACGTCGAGCCGCTCGTCATGCTCTGGGTCACCGCGGCCGCGCTGTCCTTCGAACGCTGGCGGCGGCTGGCGCCCGAGGGCGGGGGCCCGCGGGGCTGGCTGATCCTGTCGGCGATCTTCACCGGCCTGGCGCTGGGGACCAAGTATTACGCCGGCATCGGCGCCGCGGCGTTCGGCCTGCGCCTGCTGTGGGCGCTCGCGTTCGACCGCCGCAGGGAGCGGGCGGAGGACCTGGCGCTGTTCACCGCCATCGTCACCGCGCTGTTCGCGCCGTGGCTGATCAAGAACTGGGTGTGCGTGCAGAACCCGGTATTCCCGTTCTTTTATAAATGGTTCGCGAACACCGGCACCGGCTGGAACGCCGAGCTCGCCGCGGGCTATTTCAGCGTCTTGACCGAGTACGGCCACATCGGCGGCTTCTTCCATTCGCTGATCTCGCTGCCCATCCTGCTGCTGCGCAACCCGCTGCGCTTCGGCGGCGGCATGGACGTGCTGGGCGACCTCGGCTGGGACATCTCGCTCTGGCTCCTGCCGCTGGGCGCCTGGGCGGCGTCGAAGAACCGGAGCCTGCGCGGCCTGCTGCTGTTCTGCTTCCTGTGGGGCGCGGCGTGGTTCTCGAGCGGCGTCGTCCTGCGCTTCCTGACCGTCCTCGTGCCGATCATGGCGCTGCTGGGCGCCTGCGGCCTGGTCGCCTTGTGGGCCGTGCTCGACCGCTGGTCGCGCGCCGTCATCGCGGGCGCTCTCGGGGTCATGACCGTCGCGCACCTGTTCCTGTTCGTGTTCGTCCACTCGACCTTCGGCTCCGGCTCGACGGCCTTCGGGCTCGAGACCCGGGAAGCGTTCCTGACGCGCCGCCTCGACTACTACTCGTGCGCGGACTGGCTCCGGGGGAACCCCGCCCAGAATGATAAAATACTGGTCGTCGGGGAGCAGCGCGGCTACTATCTTCCGGCCGACCACCTTCCCAGCACCGTGCACATGCCCAACCTCTTCGTCCGCCGGGCCAACGAGTCCGCCGACGCCGCGTCGCTCCTGGCCGCGCTCCGCGCCGACGGCTTCACCCGCGTCCTGATCGTGCCGCGCGAGGCCGCGCGCCTCGGCCCGGGCCTGGGCACGCTCACGCCCGCCGGGGCCGTCAACTGGAAAGGCCTCGAGGACACGCTGAAGACCGAGTTCACGGGCCGCGGCTGCGTCGTGGGGCGTCTGTGA